From Rhizobium sp. NZLR1, a single genomic window includes:
- a CDS encoding phosphotransferase: protein MGWEALELWDKDAARIEKLSGGVANDVWSVRVHGQLAVGRLGIRSDADLAWEAELLRHLDSEGLSVPVPIPTADGRLFADGLMVMEYIHGGPPETEADWRRVAETLRELHRLTQGWQQRPGWRSSTDLLHAETGTRIDLAAMPPNGVARCRAAWARLIGRETSVVHGNPNNPGNIRMTANRVALIDWDESHVDVPDLDLVLPYNAAGLEGSANDIAAQASAAWEAAVCWEDEYAIKRLAEVRAV from the coding sequence GTGGGATGGGAAGCACTAGAGCTGTGGGACAAAGACGCGGCTCGCATCGAAAAGCTCTCTGGCGGAGTTGCCAATGATGTCTGGAGCGTTCGCGTCCACGGGCAACTTGCAGTCGGTCGTCTGGGTATCAGGAGCGACGCTGATCTCGCGTGGGAGGCCGAGCTCCTACGCCATCTTGACAGCGAAGGTCTGAGCGTGCCGGTGCCGATCCCGACGGCCGATGGCCGCCTGTTCGCCGATGGCCTGATGGTGATGGAATACATCCATGGCGGGCCACCCGAGACGGAGGCCGACTGGCGTCGCGTGGCCGAGACACTCCGCGAGCTGCATCGGTTGACGCAGGGCTGGCAGCAGCGCCCCGGTTGGCGATCCTCGACTGACCTCCTGCACGCCGAAACCGGGACGAGGATCGATCTTGCCGCGATGCCGCCAAATGGCGTCGCTCGATGCCGAGCGGCGTGGGCGCGGCTTATCGGTCGCGAGACAAGCGTCGTCCACGGCAACCCCAATAACCCTGGCAACATCCGCATGACCGCGAACCGCGTCGCACTGATCGACTGGGATGAGTCGCATGTTGACGTCCCCGACCTTGACCTCGTCCTGCCCTACAATGCCGCCGGTCTGGAAGGCAGTGCCAATGACATTGCCGCCCAAGCATCGGCCGCATGGGAAGCCGCCGTCTGCTGGGAGGACGAATACGCTATCAAGCGACTTGCCGAAGTTCGAGCGGTCTAA
- a CDS encoding SDR family NAD(P)-dependent oxidoreductase encodes MDLKLDGKVALVTGSSKGIGEGVARGLAREGAIVIVHGRNRTKTEEVAHDIITGGGRAHTVIGDLTDEDAVQRLAEEAQAFVRPVEIVVNNAGGSGGTEDWATARPETWAASYDRNVLAALRITTRLLPAMREAKWGRIVNISSLAGLMPPPRKPDYAAAKAAMIAMTASLAKAVAMDGITANTVSPGTIHSISLDEAFRKAAISQGLAPDAPWTEIEQSVLPMFAQVPIGRVGTLEEIADAICFLASPRAGYITGTNLRLDGGVWPGL; translated from the coding sequence GTGGATTTGAAACTTGATGGGAAGGTTGCGCTGGTCACCGGCAGCAGCAAGGGCATCGGCGAAGGCGTAGCTCGAGGGCTGGCGCGCGAGGGCGCCATCGTCATCGTCCACGGCCGCAACAGGACGAAGACCGAGGAGGTCGCTCACGATATCATCACCGGCGGCGGGCGGGCGCATACGGTGATCGGCGACCTGACGGATGAAGACGCTGTGCAACGCCTGGCCGAGGAGGCGCAGGCCTTCGTTCGCCCCGTCGAGATTGTCGTCAACAATGCCGGCGGCTCCGGTGGAACGGAAGACTGGGCGACGGCGCGGCCGGAGACATGGGCGGCGAGCTATGACCGGAATGTGCTTGCGGCTCTCAGGATCACCACCCGGCTGTTGCCGGCCATGCGGGAGGCGAAATGGGGAAGGATCGTCAACATCTCCAGCCTTGCCGGGCTGATGCCTCCGCCCAGGAAGCCGGACTATGCGGCGGCAAAGGCGGCGATGATCGCAATGACCGCCTCGCTCGCCAAGGCCGTCGCCATGGACGGCATTACCGCAAATACCGTTTCACCCGGGACGATCCATAGCATCAGCCTCGATGAAGCCTTCCGCAAGGCTGCGATCAGCCAGGGGCTTGCCCCGGATGCGCCGTGGACGGAGATCGAGCAGAGCGTGCTGCCGATGTTCGCCCAGGTGCCGATCGGACGGGTGGGAACGCTCGAGGAGATTGCCGACGCCATCTGCTTCCTCGCCAGCCCGCGCGCCGGTTATATCACCGGCACAAACCTGCGGCTCGATGGCGGGGTCTGGCCTGGGCTCTAG
- a CDS encoding adenylate/guanylate cyclase domain-containing protein codes for MRWSKPLRLHLGVLVVASLLCTSAPIIWMAFSHGSDAAVSAGAQQMRAMSLRLIEGYRNTLQGGTEAVALASTLPQLVSPPPQDIKAKQQFFQEVLRNVPNATSVYAGYPDGSYLQVINTARRDVRQTLAAPDGTAFAIRMIARRQAADIISTLGFLDRDALVIGERNGEDTSYDPRQRPWYQSVVQDGVPVSVGPYVTRPLNVPTLTIAAPMRDDGQVVLGINIHLQTVSRLLDAGQISPRARAYIVDAGGNLVAHSDPAIMSRIIGLWSRTSGAFAVTANSFDPSLETVARLRQDPAFAGGGLARVDFDGETYLVQIAPVSVSGLFEGSVAAIVVPLEDLVAEANRLLLRNLFVAAAFVLAGVGASVMLSRMVSRSLYRLADEARRIGDLEVGEKPMSHSWISEINTLASALAASRHAIAQFALYVPREVVRQIVNPETRAIVRAKRQDVTVLFTDIKDFTTIAEQHSPEEVVDTLSAYFELLNTIAERNGGAVVQYLGDSIFVMWNAPVDDISHAEHGCRCALAMKAAVDGLNEANLSNGRPELLTRFGLHTGPAVVGSFGAISRQQYTAMGDTINVASRLEGMNKELNTSILTSAATRDAVADRFAFRAFGLAPVKGRAEKVDIWELVGKIGA; via the coding sequence GTGCGCTGGTCCAAACCCCTAAGACTGCATCTCGGCGTCCTGGTCGTCGCGTCGCTGCTTTGCACGTCGGCGCCGATCATCTGGATGGCATTCAGCCACGGAAGCGATGCTGCGGTCAGCGCCGGCGCGCAGCAGATGCGCGCGATGAGCTTGCGGCTGATCGAGGGATACCGGAATACGCTGCAGGGCGGCACCGAGGCCGTGGCGCTGGCATCCACCCTGCCGCAGCTCGTTTCGCCACCGCCTCAGGATATCAAGGCAAAACAGCAATTCTTTCAGGAGGTTCTGCGCAACGTCCCGAACGCCACCAGCGTTTACGCCGGCTATCCCGATGGCTCCTACCTGCAGGTGATCAATACTGCCCGGCGCGACGTCCGCCAGACGCTTGCCGCACCCGATGGCACGGCCTTCGCGATCAGAATGATCGCACGCAGACAAGCGGCCGACATCATCTCGACGCTTGGTTTTCTCGATCGGGATGCACTAGTGATCGGGGAGCGGAATGGCGAGGATACATCTTACGATCCGCGGCAACGCCCCTGGTATCAATCGGTCGTTCAAGACGGCGTGCCGGTTTCCGTCGGACCCTATGTCACCCGACCTCTCAATGTTCCGACGCTGACGATCGCAGCCCCGATGCGGGACGATGGCCAGGTGGTCCTCGGCATCAACATTCACCTGCAGACCGTCAGCCGCCTGCTGGACGCAGGTCAGATTTCACCGCGAGCCCGGGCTTACATCGTCGATGCCGGCGGCAATCTCGTTGCCCATTCCGACCCTGCTATCATGAGCAGGATCATCGGATTATGGTCGAGAACATCAGGCGCCTTTGCCGTAACGGCAAACAGTTTCGACCCGAGCCTCGAAACCGTGGCGCGGCTCAGGCAGGATCCGGCCTTTGCAGGCGGCGGCCTGGCACGGGTCGATTTCGATGGCGAAACCTATCTGGTGCAGATCGCCCCGGTCAGCGTGTCCGGCCTGTTCGAGGGCAGCGTGGCGGCAATCGTCGTGCCGCTGGAGGACCTGGTGGCGGAGGCCAATCGGCTGTTGCTGCGCAATCTCTTCGTTGCCGCCGCCTTCGTGCTCGCCGGTGTCGGCGCCTCGGTGATGCTGTCGCGCATGGTCAGCCGCTCGCTCTATCGGCTGGCGGACGAGGCGCGCAGGATCGGCGATCTGGAAGTCGGCGAGAAACCGATGTCCCACTCCTGGATCAGCGAGATCAACACGCTGGCGAGCGCGCTGGCGGCCAGTCGTCATGCCATCGCTCAGTTTGCGCTTTATGTCCCGCGTGAAGTGGTCCGGCAGATCGTCAATCCCGAGACGAGAGCGATCGTCAGGGCAAAACGACAGGATGTGACCGTGCTGTTCACCGACATCAAGGACTTCACGACCATCGCGGAACAGCATTCGCCCGAGGAAGTGGTCGACACGCTGTCTGCCTATTTCGAACTGCTGAACACCATCGCCGAGCGCAATGGCGGGGCAGTCGTGCAATATCTCGGCGATTCCATTTTCGTCATGTGGAACGCCCCGGTCGACGATATCAGCCATGCCGAACATGGTTGTCGATGCGCACTGGCGATGAAAGCGGCGGTCGACGGCTTGAACGAAGCCAATCTCAGCAATGGCCGCCCCGAGCTCCTGACGCGATTTGGATTGCACACCGGCCCGGCCGTCGTCGGCAGCTTCGGCGCGATTTCGCGTCAGCAGTACACGGCGATGGGCGATACGATCAATGTCGCGTCACGGCTGGAAGGCATGAACAAGGAACTGAACACATCGATCCTGACAAGCGCCGCCACCCGCGACGCCGTCGCCGACCGCTTCGCCTTCCGCGCCTTCGGCCTGGCCCCGGTCAAGGGACGCGCCGAGAAGGTCGACATATGGGAGCTTGTCGGGAAAATCGGCGCCTAA
- a CDS encoding ABC transporter ATP-binding protein → MTRKKLDFRADAYRNVLGFIFHHWTHRPALVGLIIVLVISSTLAEVMVPVFSGQIVDAIAGTNAADGALSAFVIVVALGFSSVALRYFIFNGIIRLTLRTMADVTNGGFHKVQRFSTDWHANSFAGSTVRKITRGMWALDSLNDLLLVALLPSIVMLVGASIVLGSYWPIMGLIVGLGSLIYIGVTVALSMGFVSPAARLANAWDTKLGGALADAISCNSVVKAFGAENREEIRLGHVLGRWDKRTRRTWKRGTLSGTIQGFMMVSMQAGILGTGLVMWQQGLATPGDVTFVLAMFFVLQGYLRNVGQDIRNLQRAVNDMEELVLLDKMPLGIEDRPDATPIRIGKGEIVFDHITFQYGAHPSPLYEDFSVVIEPGERVGLVGHSGSGKTTFVKLIQRLYDVNSGAIRIDGQNIARVEQASLRGQIAIVQQEPILFHRTLAENIAYSRPNASRREIEQAAKQASAHDFILSLPKGYETMVGERGVKLSGGERQRVAIARAFLADAPILILDEATSSLDSESEVQIQQAMERLMDGRTTLVIAHRLSTVRALDRLLIFDKGKIVEEGDHQALIRRSDGIYRRLFERQALELTKGLVA, encoded by the coding sequence ATGACTCGCAAGAAGCTCGATTTCCGCGCCGATGCCTATCGCAACGTGCTCGGCTTTATCTTTCATCATTGGACCCACCGGCCTGCTTTGGTGGGGCTGATCATCGTGCTGGTGATATCGAGCACGCTGGCCGAAGTCATGGTGCCGGTCTTCTCCGGCCAGATCGTCGATGCCATCGCCGGCACGAATGCGGCCGACGGCGCGCTCAGCGCCTTCGTCATCGTCGTGGCTTTGGGCTTCAGCAGCGTGGCGCTGCGTTATTTCATCTTCAACGGCATCATCCGGCTGACGCTGCGCACCATGGCGGATGTCACCAATGGTGGTTTCCACAAGGTGCAGCGCTTCTCCACCGACTGGCACGCCAACAGCTTTGCCGGTTCGACGGTGCGCAAGATCACCCGCGGCATGTGGGCGCTGGATTCGCTCAACGACCTGCTGCTGGTGGCGCTATTGCCGTCGATCGTCATGCTGGTCGGCGCCAGCATCGTGCTCGGCAGTTACTGGCCGATCATGGGGCTGATCGTCGGCCTGGGATCGCTGATCTATATCGGCGTCACCGTGGCGCTTTCGATGGGCTTCGTGTCGCCGGCGGCAAGGCTTGCCAATGCCTGGGATACCAAGCTCGGCGGCGCGCTGGCCGATGCGATCAGCTGCAATTCGGTGGTCAAGGCATTCGGCGCCGAAAACCGCGAAGAGATCCGGCTCGGCCATGTGCTCGGCAGGTGGGACAAGCGCACGCGGCGGACATGGAAGCGCGGCACATTGAGCGGCACGATCCAGGGCTTCATGATGGTCTCCATGCAGGCCGGCATTCTGGGAACGGGCCTCGTCATGTGGCAGCAGGGGCTGGCGACGCCTGGAGATGTGACCTTCGTGCTGGCGATGTTCTTCGTCCTGCAGGGCTATTTGCGCAATGTCGGTCAGGACATCCGCAATCTGCAACGGGCCGTCAACGACATGGAAGAGCTGGTGCTGCTCGACAAGATGCCGCTCGGCATCGAAGACAGGCCGGACGCCACACCGATCAGGATTGGCAAGGGCGAGATCGTCTTCGATCACATCACCTTCCAATACGGCGCGCATCCCAGCCCGCTTTATGAGGATTTCTCGGTCGTCATCGAGCCGGGCGAGCGTGTCGGGCTGGTGGGGCATTCGGGCTCGGGCAAGACGACCTTCGTCAAGCTCATCCAGCGCCTTTACGACGTGAACTCGGGCGCAATCCGCATCGACGGGCAGAATATCGCCAGGGTCGAGCAAGCAAGCCTGCGCGGCCAGATCGCCATCGTCCAGCAGGAGCCGATCCTGTTTCACCGCACGCTGGCCGAAAACATCGCCTATTCCAGGCCGAACGCCTCGCGGCGGGAAATCGAGCAGGCGGCGAAACAGGCGAGCGCCCACGACTTCATTCTGAGCCTACCGAAGGGCTATGAGACGATGGTGGGAGAACGCGGCGTCAAACTCTCGGGCGGTGAGCGGCAACGCGTCGCCATCGCCCGCGCCTTCCTGGCCGATGCGCCGATCCTGATCCTCGACGAGGCGACCTCCAGCCTCGACAGCGAGAGCGAAGTGCAGATCCAGCAGGCGATGGAACGCCTGATGGACGGCCGCACCACACTTGTCATCGCCCATCGGCTATCGACGGTGCGGGCGCTCGACCGGCTGCTGATCTTCGACAAGGGCAAGATCGTCGAAGAGGGCGATCATCAGGCGCTGATCCGGCGCAGCGACGGCATCTATCGCCGACTGTTCGAGCGGCAGGCGCTGGAGCTGACCAAGGGTCTTGTGGCCTGA
- a CDS encoding DinB family protein, which yields MISAGYCRLMARYNSWQNSSLVTAADGLTPAERWKDRGAFFQSIAATLNHLYWADALILERLKGNGRPEETIKHSLTSPSDWDEFKTLRLQRNAEIEAWAAGLRDAELDGMLVWYPGDGATRVERPKAHCAVELFNHQTHHRGQVHAMLTAAGAKPEPTDLSRLP from the coding sequence ATGATCTCAGCCGGATATTGCCGACTTATGGCCCGTTACAACAGCTGGCAGAACAGCTCTCTGGTGACTGCCGCCGATGGGCTTACGCCTGCGGAGCGCTGGAAGGATCGAGGGGCGTTCTTCCAATCGATCGCCGCGACGCTGAACCATCTTTATTGGGCCGACGCCCTGATACTGGAGCGATTGAAGGGCAATGGGCGCCCCGAGGAAACCATCAAGCACTCGCTGACAAGCCCATCGGATTGGGATGAGTTCAAGACACTGCGTCTGCAACGCAATGCGGAAATCGAAGCGTGGGCCGCAGGATTGCGCGACGCAGAGCTTGACGGCATGCTCGTCTGGTATCCCGGCGATGGTGCAACGCGGGTCGAGAGGCCAAAGGCGCACTGTGCCGTCGAACTGTTCAACCACCAGACCCACCACCGCGGCCAGGTGCACGCGATGTTGACGGCAGCGGGTGCAAAACCGGAGCCGACCGACCTTTCGCGTCTGCCATAG
- a CDS encoding pyridoxamine 5'-phosphate oxidase family protein, producing MKEFKVNPDFAIRDERALRGLFEATHALAIQKCQDTIGKHAQEFIRRSPFLCIGTQSPDGKADVSPRGDPVGFVKILDERTLAIPDRPGNNRLDTLVNILANPSVGLLFIIPGFDDTLRVNGYATLMTDPELLQSMSVNDRAPKLAIVVKVNEVFLHCAKAFRRSHLWNPDHLQDRTEMPSLVKIILDETTGAPSDEDEMRKIDADLEDAYKRTLY from the coding sequence ATGAAGGAGTTCAAGGTCAATCCAGATTTCGCCATAAGAGATGAGCGAGCTCTTCGAGGTCTGTTCGAGGCGACACATGCTCTGGCCATTCAGAAGTGTCAGGACACTATCGGCAAACATGCGCAAGAATTTATCAGGCGTTCGCCATTCCTGTGCATCGGCACGCAGAGCCCGGATGGAAAAGCCGATGTCAGCCCCCGCGGTGATCCTGTGGGCTTCGTCAAAATACTTGACGAGCGGACGCTGGCGATACCGGACCGGCCCGGCAATAACCGCCTCGACACCTTAGTCAATATTCTCGCCAATCCGAGCGTCGGGCTGTTGTTCATCATTCCGGGCTTTGACGACACATTGCGCGTGAATGGCTACGCCACTTTGATGACTGACCCTGAACTTCTGCAAAGCATGAGTGTCAACGACCGCGCTCCCAAACTCGCGATCGTCGTCAAGGTGAATGAGGTTTTTCTTCACTGCGCCAAGGCCTTCCGGCGCTCGCACTTGTGGAACCCGGATCATCTTCAGGATCGCACCGAGATGCCGTCCCTTGTAAAGATCATTCTGGATGAGACGACTGGCGCGCCAAGCGATGAGGATGAGATGCGGAAAATCGATGCCGATCTCGAAGATGCATACAAGCGGACGCTTTATTAA
- a CDS encoding aldolase yields the protein MAHSLNTTPSPAAGPNQPKLDTEEIWQARVDLAACFRMAARLGMEEGICNHFSAVVPGYDDLFIVNPYGYAFAELTASMLLICDFHGNVVSGSGQPEATAFYIHARIHKNIPRAKAAFHTHMPYATALSMTEGDPLIFAGQTALKFYGRTAVDRDYNGLALDAREGDRIAAALGDADIVFMKHHGVMVCAANIAEAWDDLYYLERACEVQTLALSTGRQVLAVAPEIAEAAYRQMREGDPESARLHLEAVKRALDRSEPDYKR from the coding sequence ATGGCCCACTCGCTCAACACGACCCCCTCGCCTGCCGCCGGCCCCAACCAGCCGAAACTCGATACGGAGGAAATCTGGCAGGCGCGCGTGGATCTGGCGGCCTGCTTCCGGATGGCGGCGCGGCTCGGCATGGAGGAAGGGATCTGCAACCACTTCTCGGCGGTGGTTCCCGGCTATGACGACCTGTTCATCGTCAATCCCTACGGCTACGCTTTCGCCGAACTGACGGCTTCGATGTTGTTGATCTGCGATTTTCACGGCAACGTCGTGTCGGGCAGCGGTCAGCCCGAGGCCACCGCCTTTTACATCCACGCCAGGATCCATAAGAACATTCCGCGCGCCAAGGCGGCGTTCCACACGCATATGCCCTATGCCACCGCCCTTTCGATGACCGAAGGCGATCCGCTGATCTTTGCAGGGCAGACCGCGTTGAAATTCTATGGACGCACGGCCGTCGACCGGGATTACAACGGTCTGGCGCTCGACGCGCGCGAGGGCGATCGCATCGCTGCAGCGCTCGGCGATGCCGACATCGTCTTCATGAAGCACCATGGCGTGATGGTCTGCGCAGCCAATATCGCCGAGGCCTGGGACGACCTCTATTATCTCGAGCGCGCCTGCGAGGTGCAGACGCTCGCCCTGTCGACCGGGCGCCAGGTCCTTGCCGTCGCGCCTGAGATCGCCGAAGCGGCGTATCGGCAGATGCGCGAAGGAGATCCGGAGTCGGCCCGGCTCCATCTGGAGGCGGTGAAACGCGCGCTCGATCGCAGCGAGCCCGACTATAAGCGCTGA
- a CDS encoding helix-turn-helix domain-containing protein codes for MDEAITHLKVPMDRGERHACLGPDGSVAHVTRVLRMISGRWKLPILFRLFAAPSMRTSQLMRDIPDISQKMLTQHLRELENDELVARQDFGEQPPHVEYRLTDAGRGLMPVMIALREFSRSHSR; via the coding sequence ATGGATGAGGCAATTACGCACTTAAAAGTGCCCATGGACCGGGGGGAAAGGCATGCCTGCCTCGGGCCGGATGGATCGGTTGCCCATGTCACCAGGGTCCTGCGCATGATCAGCGGACGATGGAAGCTGCCGATCCTGTTTCGTCTGTTCGCCGCGCCATCGATGCGGACGTCGCAGCTGATGCGCGACATTCCAGACATCTCCCAGAAGATGCTGACGCAACATCTTCGGGAGCTGGAGAACGACGAGCTGGTGGCGAGGCAAGACTTTGGCGAGCAGCCGCCGCATGTCGAATATCGGCTGACCGATGCCGGCCGCGGCCTGATGCCGGTGATGATCGCGCTCCGGGAATTTTCCCGCTCTCATTCCCGATAA
- a CDS encoding aminoglycoside phosphotransferase family protein — MNEIGCLLGVGKEAEVFAFGELALKLYKPEVSKASSFREAAHLAVVERNGLSAPRVHAVNEYDGRWGVVMDRVQGPCLGDVMPSTDRMPMLNKMARLHRQIHACPGHGLTSMKSRLAANIRRASLLDDALRERLIRQLHDLPDGDCLCHGDFHPWNVIGDIVVDWLDACTGDPLADVCRTYVLSRHAAPELANDYVEAYVSEAGIKAHDVFAWLSPVAAARLAEGVPDEEAELLLLAGDINAGR, encoded by the coding sequence ATGAACGAAATCGGGTGTTTGCTTGGCGTCGGCAAGGAAGCCGAGGTGTTCGCATTCGGAGAACTGGCACTCAAGCTCTACAAGCCGGAAGTGTCGAAAGCATCCTCATTCAGAGAGGCTGCTCACCTTGCTGTCGTCGAGAGGAATGGGTTATCCGCTCCTAGAGTTCATGCCGTGAATGAATATGATGGCCGCTGGGGCGTGGTCATGGACCGGGTGCAAGGTCCGTGTTTAGGCGATGTGATGCCATCCACGGACCGGATGCCGATGCTCAACAAGATGGCGCGGTTACATCGCCAAATTCACGCATGTCCCGGTCATGGACTGACTTCCATGAAGTCCAGACTGGCGGCCAATATTCGACGCGCCAGTTTGTTGGACGATGCGCTGCGTGAGCGGCTAATTCGCCAACTTCATGACTTGCCGGACGGCGACTGCCTCTGTCACGGAGACTTCCATCCATGGAACGTGATTGGAGATATCGTGGTGGATTGGCTCGATGCCTGCACGGGCGATCCGTTAGCGGACGTGTGCCGGACGTATGTTTTGTCGCGCCATGCTGCGCCCGAATTGGCGAACGACTATGTCGAAGCCTACGTTTCCGAAGCTGGGATAAAGGCCCACGATGTATTCGCCTGGCTGTCGCCGGTCGCCGCGGCGCGCCTGGCGGAGGGCGTGCCGGATGAGGAAGCCGAATTGCTCCTCCTCGCTGGTGATATCAACGCAGGTCGCTGA
- a CDS encoding TetR/AcrR family transcriptional regulator C-terminal domain-containing protein, whose amino-acid sequence MAAKRSGARSKQSQRKTPLPQSGPEPRHEPPLSLERIVATAVELLDTEGLDGLKMRRLADRLGAGAMSLYWHVGNKEQVFDLALDSVLEYRGPAPIDASEDWRGDVVHMLEDWRAGMLRHPWSASLLPRRALGPNILSRLELLGRTLSRAGVADADLNVAIWSLWNYVIGATTTRASFELSDEDRAAAQQRLASLSQHYPTIERSGLLLDNDWDGAFSKGLDFLLDGLVPKQGKSSRLENVGGK is encoded by the coding sequence ATGGCAGCCAAACGCAGCGGCGCTCGGAGCAAGCAGTCTCAACGGAAAACTCCGTTGCCCCAGTCCGGGCCTGAACCGCGCCATGAACCGCCTCTTTCTCTCGAACGGATCGTCGCGACGGCGGTCGAACTGCTGGATACCGAAGGGCTGGACGGATTGAAGATGCGTCGGCTGGCCGATCGCCTCGGGGCCGGCGCGATGAGCCTCTATTGGCACGTCGGCAACAAGGAGCAGGTCTTTGATCTGGCGCTCGATTCGGTGCTCGAATATCGCGGCCCGGCGCCAATCGATGCGTCGGAAGACTGGCGCGGCGACGTGGTTCACATGCTTGAAGACTGGCGTGCCGGCATGCTGCGCCATCCCTGGTCGGCATCGCTCTTGCCGCGCCGGGCGCTCGGCCCGAACATCCTTTCTCGCCTGGAACTGCTGGGCAGAACCTTGTCCAGAGCCGGCGTGGCGGACGCGGATTTGAACGTCGCAATATGGTCGCTGTGGAACTATGTGATCGGCGCCACCACCACAAGGGCAAGCTTCGAGCTCTCGGACGAGGACAGAGCCGCCGCGCAGCAGCGCCTCGCAAGCCTCAGCCAACACTACCCGACAATCGAACGCTCTGGTCTGCTGTTGGACAATGACTGGGACGGTGCTTTCAGCAAAGGCCTCGACTTCCTGCTCGATGGCCTCGTTCCCAAACAAGGAAAGTCGTCGCGCCTGGAAAATGTGGGAGGGAAGTGA
- a CDS encoding RidA family protein, with amino-acid sequence MSRAITHLLIGGLIIMTIGISAATKANENDLKLTIVNPKNLYDPSPNGYSTAVIVPREGRLAYISGQGGQDSTGALSPDFAVQVKQAYANLRTALDALGARPDQVAKLTVFVVDHDMSKLQVLTENVREMFGAALPAQTLIPVPKLAIDPMLFEVEAVVILE; translated from the coding sequence ATGTCACGCGCAATCACGCATCTGCTCATCGGAGGGCTCATCATCATGACCATCGGAATTTCCGCTGCGACGAAAGCCAACGAGAACGATCTCAAGCTGACCATCGTCAATCCGAAAAACCTCTACGATCCCTCGCCGAACGGCTACAGCACGGCGGTGATCGTGCCGAGGGAAGGCCGGCTGGCCTACATCTCCGGACAGGGCGGCCAGGACAGCACCGGCGCCTTGTCGCCAGACTTCGCCGTCCAGGTGAAGCAGGCCTACGCCAATCTGCGCACTGCCCTCGATGCGCTTGGCGCCAGGCCCGATCAGGTCGCCAAGCTGACGGTCTTCGTGGTCGATCACGATATGTCCAAGCTTCAAGTGTTGACGGAGAACGTCAGGGAGATGTTCGGCGCTGCACTGCCGGCGCAGACGTTGATTCCCGTTCCCAAGCTGGCGATCGACCCCATGCTCTTCGAGGTCGAAGCCGTCGTCATCTTGGAATAA
- a CDS encoding helix-turn-helix domain-containing protein, producing MRPLFHPALEDIRPEAVLYALSDPERAAIFAWLSGAGCGGTCSALGQLGERVIPKSSLSNHFKVLRESGLILSERQGVEMRNQTRCAELDERFPGLIKAILTAYKQLPGQPEAD from the coding sequence ATGAGACCGCTCTTTCACCCAGCATTAGAGGACATCCGCCCCGAAGCGGTCCTTTATGCGCTTTCCGATCCGGAGCGCGCCGCAATTTTCGCGTGGCTTTCCGGCGCCGGCTGCGGCGGGACCTGTTCTGCGCTCGGCCAGCTCGGCGAGCGGGTCATCCCGAAGTCGTCGCTGTCGAACCACTTCAAAGTGCTGCGCGAGTCTGGGCTGATCCTGAGCGAGCGCCAGGGCGTGGAGATGCGCAATCAAACCCGCTGCGCCGAGCTGGACGAGCGCTTCCCGGGCTTGATCAAGGCCATTCTGACGGCTTACAAACAGCTTCCCGGGCAGCCGGAGGCAGATTGA